A genomic segment from Spongiibacter sp. IMCC21906 encodes:
- a CDS encoding CinA family nicotinamide mononucleotide deamidase-related protein gives MRLRLLLTGNELMAGDIIDSNSAMIAAKIVPLGWQIEQKVTVGDQLTLLCEQIDSLCESADVLLINGGLGPTVDDLTAQALAQVTGVDICEHPQALQHLQHWCKRLGFSLSAANRKQAMLPRHCDIIDNTRGSAVGIRLVHKGCMVLATPGVPSELKYMLDDCIIPLLQSQFESDKIRIHRLGSFGLGESSIQQRITEQLPDWPADIDLGFRASMPVLEVKLSASNAISDDTLNYWHQRVAALLEDHLLGDIPISLPESLIQALRQNGKTLCTAESCTGGLIASQITSVAGASDVFPGGVVSYSNTLKQRLLGVSASSLELHGAVSQEVVLEMARGALAKTGADTVLAVTGIAGPTGGTNEKPVGTVWISWGDTQQLQSMQFTLAFERHNFQMWAAAIAMDLLRRQLLKLSPIASLAQRFKV, from the coding sequence ATGCGCTTGCGACTTTTACTAACTGGCAACGAACTCATGGCTGGTGACATCATCGATTCAAACTCTGCGATGATTGCCGCAAAAATAGTGCCACTGGGTTGGCAAATAGAACAAAAAGTGACGGTGGGCGATCAGCTCACCTTGTTATGTGAGCAAATAGACAGCCTTTGCGAATCAGCGGATGTGCTACTGATTAACGGCGGTTTGGGGCCGACGGTTGACGACCTCACCGCACAGGCACTGGCTCAAGTCACTGGCGTCGATATCTGTGAACATCCGCAAGCTCTACAACACCTGCAGCACTGGTGTAAAAGACTCGGCTTTTCCTTAAGTGCCGCCAACCGTAAACAAGCGATGCTGCCCCGACATTGCGATATTATCGATAATACCCGCGGCAGCGCAGTGGGCATTCGTCTGGTGCACAAGGGTTGTATGGTTTTGGCGACCCCCGGTGTACCAAGCGAACTAAAATACATGTTGGACGACTGCATCATCCCCCTGCTCCAGTCCCAATTTGAATCAGATAAAATCCGCATTCATCGCTTAGGTTCTTTCGGCCTGGGTGAGTCATCTATCCAACAACGCATCACCGAGCAACTGCCAGACTGGCCCGCAGACATCGATTTGGGGTTTCGCGCATCGATGCCAGTACTTGAGGTTAAACTCAGCGCCAGCAACGCCATCAGCGACGACACCCTAAACTACTGGCATCAACGCGTTGCCGCACTGCTGGAAGATCACCTACTGGGCGACATCCCCATTTCACTACCTGAGTCTTTGATTCAAGCACTGCGCCAAAATGGCAAAACACTCTGTACCGCCGAATCATGTACAGGTGGATTAATTGCCTCGCAAATCACCTCTGTTGCAGGCGCCTCCGATGTCTTTCCCGGCGGGGTTGTTAGTTATTCCAACACCTTGAAACAACGACTACTCGGGGTTTCCGCATCCAGCTTAGAGCTACATGGTGCAGTCAGCCAGGAAGTGGTGCTAGAAATGGCCAGAGGGGCATTAGCAAAAACTGGCGCCGACACCGTGCTTGCCGTAACCGGTATTGCCGGACCAACTGGCGGCACAAATGAAAAGCCCGTTGGTACCGTCTGGATTAGCTGGGGTGACACTCAGCAGTTGCAGAGCATGCAGTTTACGCTCGCGTTTGAACGCCATAATTTTCAAATGTGGGCCGCAGCCATCGCCATGGATTTACTGCGGAGACAATTACTCAAACTGTCTCCCATCGCCAGCTTAGCCCAGCGCTTTAAAGTCTGA
- a CDS encoding HIT family protein encodes MASIFSKIINGDLPGHFVWRDEQCVAFMTIEPVQAGHLLVIPIEEIDHWDELPESLSNHLMSVSRKLATALKTVYRCKRVCLSIVGLEVPHTHIHLWPINTMSDANLSQAKMAEPEALAAEAEKIRGVLTAG; translated from the coding sequence ATGGCGAGTATTTTTAGCAAAATTATTAATGGTGATTTGCCCGGACACTTTGTCTGGCGTGATGAGCAGTGTGTGGCTTTTATGACCATTGAACCGGTACAAGCGGGACACCTGTTGGTGATTCCTATTGAGGAGATCGATCATTGGGACGAGCTGCCAGAATCGTTAAGCAACCATTTAATGAGTGTGTCTCGTAAATTGGCAACGGCGTTAAAGACAGTTTATCGCTGCAAGCGGGTTTGTCTTTCTATTGTTGGCTTAGAAGTCCCCCACACCCATATTCATCTTTGGCCTATCAATACGATGAGTGATGCTAATTTGAGTCAGGCGAAAATGGCTGAGCCTGAAGCCTTGGCGGCAGAAGCGGAGAAAATTCGCGGTGTTTTAACCGCTGGCTAA
- a CDS encoding tRNA(Met) cytidine acetyltransferase TmcA, which yields MSQDVERSLFKSYRQLQTLAAHNGHRFLLLWAGERAWSVQNMQQALADTEGDTVALGVGDDRRGASARDVLGQEFAAVGIDAWTHSHVNDILALAGTLRAGGLLHIACPPLAEWPQQFVAAQQKRGLQVKQALFLQRFLRIAKTSPAVFLMAQNNPFLSPLPLSKVEQWQQELPSAAQNQVIDEIKRVVTGRAKRPLVLTADRGRGKTTALGLAAAQLLKEGKAKRILLVATSYASVATAFQHCAQQLTLTEKREQGLLAAQGELQFVPPDMALKVHAPEWDLVLIDEAAKLPVSLLLKLTEKFQRAVFSTTVQGYEGSGQGFVIRFGETLQRLRPQARRASLDAPIRWAKDDPLEYFLNRVFVLDQQRQNLPVADPEQVLTYCELSQEDLLSNEALLTQVFGLLVQAHYQTSPADLQFLLDSPVKLMAAFQGKNIVGVCEYLPEGLSDPPLAAAVVQAQRRPPGNLVAQRLAQYFGDSYYLSETSWRIHRIAVAQECRRKAIGSGLVASVVAAAKKCGVSYLSSSFALESDVLRFWRQVDFTPVYLGSRRDSSSGSYSLIVLQGLSAISRERASQAARQLAGDLPTSLPISHPELDGQNALALLTSLASSLPPNPSLANDRQRVMRYVHNELVFEQCVASLQRLICSARFINLLTAQALPLVECIVLGHSRSDVAVQYGFAGKSDLEQRFKIILADMVVNKIEER from the coding sequence ATGTCGCAAGATGTGGAACGTTCCTTGTTCAAAAGCTACCGCCAACTGCAAACACTGGCTGCCCATAATGGTCATCGGTTTTTGCTGTTATGGGCTGGTGAGCGGGCGTGGTCTGTACAAAACATGCAGCAGGCTCTTGCTGATACCGAGGGCGACACTGTTGCGCTGGGTGTGGGTGATGACCGTCGGGGTGCAAGTGCCAGGGATGTTCTTGGGCAAGAATTCGCCGCCGTTGGTATCGATGCTTGGACCCATAGTCATGTAAACGATATCTTGGCATTGGCGGGCACGCTTCGTGCTGGTGGCCTGCTACACATCGCTTGTCCGCCGTTGGCTGAGTGGCCACAACAGTTTGTGGCAGCCCAACAAAAGCGCGGTTTACAGGTAAAGCAGGCATTATTTCTACAGCGATTTCTGCGCATTGCCAAGACGTCGCCTGCTGTATTTTTAATGGCGCAGAACAACCCCTTTTTGTCCCCCTTGCCTTTAAGCAAAGTAGAACAATGGCAACAGGAGCTACCTTCTGCCGCGCAAAATCAAGTGATTGACGAGATTAAGCGGGTGGTTACCGGCAGAGCCAAGCGACCGCTGGTGTTAACGGCTGACCGCGGTAGAGGAAAAACCACGGCGCTAGGTTTGGCGGCGGCACAGCTGCTGAAAGAAGGAAAAGCTAAGCGAATTTTATTGGTGGCCACGTCGTATGCTTCGGTGGCCACGGCCTTTCAGCACTGTGCGCAACAACTGACCCTGACAGAGAAGCGAGAGCAGGGTTTGCTCGCTGCGCAAGGTGAGTTGCAGTTTGTGCCACCGGACATGGCGTTAAAGGTTCATGCCCCGGAGTGGGACCTGGTGTTAATTGATGAGGCGGCAAAACTGCCGGTCAGCCTATTGCTTAAGTTGACCGAGAAATTTCAGCGCGCGGTGTTTTCCACTACGGTTCAAGGTTACGAGGGCAGTGGTCAGGGCTTTGTTATCCGCTTTGGTGAAACTTTGCAGCGTTTGCGTCCACAGGCTCGCAGGGCCAGTTTGGATGCGCCCATTCGTTGGGCGAAAGACGATCCTCTAGAGTATTTTTTGAATCGCGTTTTCGTACTTGATCAGCAGCGGCAGAATCTGCCTGTTGCCGACCCCGAACAAGTGCTGACTTACTGCGAATTATCTCAGGAAGACTTGTTAAGCAACGAGGCGTTGCTTACTCAGGTGTTTGGTTTGTTGGTGCAAGCGCATTATCAAACCAGTCCAGCGGACTTACAGTTTTTGTTGGACTCTCCCGTTAAGCTGATGGCGGCATTTCAGGGTAAGAACATCGTTGGAGTATGCGAATATCTACCCGAGGGGCTTTCTGATCCACCGCTGGCTGCGGCGGTGGTGCAGGCGCAGCGTCGACCACCGGGCAATCTTGTCGCCCAGCGATTGGCACAGTATTTTGGTGATTCATATTATTTGAGCGAAACCAGTTGGCGCATCCACCGCATTGCGGTGGCGCAGGAGTGTCGCCGTAAGGCGATTGGTTCAGGACTGGTTGCCTCTGTTGTGGCGGCGGCAAAAAAATGTGGTGTTAGCTATCTTAGCTCCAGTTTTGCGCTGGAATCAGACGTGCTACGTTTTTGGCGACAAGTCGATTTTACGCCGGTTTATTTAGGCAGTCGCCGAGATAGCAGCAGTGGAAGTTACTCGCTGATTGTCCTGCAAGGGCTGTCGGCAATAAGTCGGGAGCGAGCTTCCCAAGCAGCGAGGCAATTGGCTGGGGATTTGCCCACGTCTTTGCCCATCAGTCATCCTGAGCTCGATGGCCAAAATGCATTGGCGCTGCTTACTTCACTCGCTTCATCATTGCCGCCCAATCCATCTCTGGCAAATGATAGGCAGCGGGTAATGAGATACGTGCACAACGAGTTAGTCTTTGAGCAATGTGTGGCGAGTTTGCAGCGGCTAATTTGTTCGGCAAGGTTTATTAATTTATTGACTGCCCAAGCATTGCCGCTTGTTGAATGTATTGTGCTTGGCCATAGCCGCAGTGATGTTGCAGTGCAGTATGGTTTTGCGGGTAAGTCCGACCTTGAACAACGCTTTAAAATTATTCTGGCCGATATGGTCGTGAACAAAATTGAGGAGAGATAA
- a CDS encoding DUF2288 family protein, whose amino-acid sequence MKTIPEETVAKLNRETSQIAWSELQEFYQQDAVIVAAPHVDLVLAAAAMAEDDTVGVARWLKDGGLLKASQAQHEAWLQEEAKVWAVVVAPWVLVQGERAEK is encoded by the coding sequence ATGAAAACCATCCCCGAAGAAACTGTCGCTAAACTCAACCGTGAAACCTCGCAAATTGCTTGGTCTGAACTGCAGGAGTTTTATCAACAAGACGCGGTTATTGTGGCAGCGCCTCATGTGGATTTAGTGTTGGCCGCTGCCGCAATGGCAGAAGATGATACGGTGGGCGTGGCACGTTGGTTGAAAGATGGCGGGCTTTTAAAAGCCTCCCAAGCCCAACATGAGGCTTGGTTGCAAGAAGAGGCAAAAGTATGGGCGGTGGTTGTCGCGCCCTGGGTCTTGGTGCAAGGGGAGAGGGCTGAGAAATGA
- a CDS encoding pseudouridine synthase, with amino-acid sequence MPSLEPKISLVSATTGKLEAEHINSQYRLVFSGKDFLIIDKPAGSNVHRNHHESSLVDCIKAELDLDALHLVHRLDDDTSGLLILAKHGQAAAEFGRLFEQRQVDKFYLALASGKPSKKQGAVIGDLEKTRGGNYRLSRNSTNPSRTHFFSYALLPGKRLYLLKPYTGKTHQLRVVMKSLGVPILGDRRYGPSTTDSDRMYLHAYALAFSY; translated from the coding sequence ATGCCATCGCTAGAGCCAAAGATATCCTTAGTCAGCGCAACGACTGGCAAGCTCGAGGCTGAGCATATTAATTCGCAATATCGGCTGGTGTTTTCGGGTAAAGATTTTTTAATTATTGATAAACCGGCGGGCAGCAATGTGCATCGCAACCACCACGAATCCAGTTTGGTCGACTGTATAAAAGCTGAGCTTGATCTGGATGCTCTGCATTTGGTGCATCGTTTAGATGACGATACCTCGGGGTTATTAATATTGGCTAAGCATGGCCAGGCCGCAGCTGAATTCGGGCGGCTTTTTGAGCAGCGACAAGTCGACAAATTTTATCTGGCGTTGGCATCGGGAAAACCCAGTAAAAAGCAGGGCGCTGTCATCGGGGACTTGGAGAAGACCCGGGGCGGTAATTATCGATTGAGTCGAAATAGCACCAATCCCTCCCGAACGCATTTTTTCAGTTATGCCTTGCTCCCCGGTAAGCGCTTGTATTTACTCAAGCCCTACACCGGCAAAACCCATCAATTACGGGTGGTGATGAAAAGCTTGGGAGTCCCTATCCTGGGAGACCGCCGCTATGGTCCCAGTACCACAGATAGCGATCGCATGTATTTGCATGCCTATGCTTTGGCGTTTAGTTACTAG
- a CDS encoding MFS transporter, with protein MSISHTKDKPPAKVFFALYLAMMAVGMGQTVVFAIIPMLGRELALDKLVFQLPILDITLAPKELTITSLSALAAVVFFFAAPFWGRLSDRVGRKPIIITGLLGYALGSMVFNFASYLGLAGILSGVALYFLLVISRGFHAMVMSGTHPGAAAYMVDITTVSGRTQGMGKLQAANQLGVMFGPVLAWFVSVSFLAPLFIQAVLATAAAILVWLWLPSIPPQPAADTRPRRMSYFDARYRLFIFVGFVLFSLIAMIQQTLGFYFQDTLSVDGVRSAQLFSVAMVVSSAMMIFAQLGVVQRFGGAPVTLLFAGMPFSLLSYLVLANADNLVMLLGGMALFGFGMGLTGPSFTACATLVVRAEEQGELAGMLGSIIGLGFVFGPLLGGALYSISPSYPYWAAALLIVVMMATLFMHWRAGHPSLVPSAVIKK; from the coding sequence GTGAGCATTTCCCACACAAAAGATAAGCCCCCAGCAAAAGTGTTTTTTGCCTTGTACCTGGCAATGATGGCGGTGGGGATGGGACAAACGGTGGTGTTTGCCATCATCCCCATGTTGGGCCGTGAGCTGGCGCTGGATAAGCTGGTTTTTCAGTTACCGATCCTTGATATCACCTTGGCCCCCAAAGAATTAACCATCACCTCCTTGTCGGCGTTGGCGGCAGTGGTTTTTTTCTTTGCGGCCCCGTTTTGGGGGCGTTTAAGTGATCGGGTAGGCAGAAAGCCCATCATTATTACCGGGCTGCTTGGCTATGCACTGGGCTCTATGGTATTCAATTTTGCCTCGTATCTTGGTCTGGCTGGGATCTTGAGTGGCGTCGCACTGTATTTTCTACTGGTGATCAGTCGCGGCTTTCACGCCATGGTAATGTCGGGCACCCATCCGGGCGCCGCGGCGTATATGGTGGATATCACAACGGTATCTGGGCGAACTCAAGGCATGGGCAAGCTGCAGGCGGCTAATCAACTTGGGGTAATGTTTGGGCCGGTGTTGGCTTGGTTTGTCAGTGTGAGCTTTCTTGCCCCCTTGTTTATTCAAGCTGTACTGGCGACTGCTGCTGCGATTTTAGTATGGTTGTGGCTACCTTCTATTCCTCCTCAGCCTGCTGCCGACACTCGTCCCCGGCGAATGTCCTATTTTGACGCTCGCTATCGCTTATTTATTTTTGTTGGCTTTGTGTTGTTTAGCTTAATTGCGATGATTCAACAAACGCTGGGATTTTATTTTCAGGATACTCTCTCGGTCGATGGTGTTCGTTCTGCCCAGTTGTTTTCTGTTGCGATGGTTGTCTCTTCCGCCATGATGATTTTTGCCCAGCTCGGTGTTGTTCAACGCTTTGGCGGGGCACCGGTAACACTGCTGTTTGCCGGAATGCCTTTTAGCTTGTTGTCGTATCTTGTGCTGGCCAACGCCGATAACCTCGTAATGTTACTGGGTGGAATGGCCTTGTTCGGTTTTGGTATGGGGCTGACCGGACCTTCTTTTACAGCTTGTGCTACCTTGGTTGTAAGGGCTGAGGAGCAGGGAGAGCTAGCGGGAATGTTGGGTTCTATTATTGGCTTGGGCTTTGTTTTTGGCCCCTTGTTAGGTGGCGCGCTCTACAGCATTTCGCCAAGTTATCCTTATTGGGCGGCGGCATTGCTTATCGTGGTGATGATGGCGACGCTATTTATGCATTGGCGGGCGGGGCACCCAAGTCTTGTGCCATCAGCGGTGATTAAAAAATAA